A single Amphiura filiformis chromosome 19, Afil_fr2py, whole genome shotgun sequence DNA region contains:
- the LOC140140524 gene encoding uncharacterized protein translates to MGEGRSTRDEGGSVFVLLCILVLIVGIVAAAGMVMAVLNYNRNTPININVEGSGSGGRDGSESYESKYGVCQLAGRNCEIIDDDGLNCWNNDFPQVGLMGKWYDACSAYSVTEARLRSMKFTKAFKPAARPAFLTSPGNPRGFNVNNLSVAKIGFLAGWWANPSCITSVLDIELDSNQVFVYNDQSALRGALQDGEVNGHQWGLTYLECYLGNKTS, encoded by the exons ATGGGTGAAGGCAGATCAACTCGAGATGAGGGAGGCAGTGTATTTGTCCTCCTGTGCATTCTGGTACTTATTGTCGGGATTGTAGCTGCGGCTGGAATGGTAATGGCAGTATTGAATTACAACAGGAATACGCCTATTAATATCAACGTGGAAGGCTCGGGTTCTGGTGGTCGTGATGGTTCTGAAAGTTATGAAAGTAAATATGGAG TGTGTCAGCTTGCTGGTAGAAATTGTGAAATTATTGACGATGATGGATTAAATTGCTGGAATAATGACTTTCCGCAGGTTGGACTGATGGGCAAATGGTATGACGCTTGTTCAG CCTATTCTGTCACCGAAGCCCGATTGCGATCCATGAAGTTTACTAAGGCATTTAAACCTGCCGCCAGACCAGCCTTCTTGACGTCACCAGGAAACCCGCGTGGCTTTAACGTGAATAATCTTAGTGTAGCCAAGATCGGATTCTTAGCAGGATGGTGGGCTAATCCCAGCTGCATCACCAGTGTTTTG GATATTGAACTAGACAGCAATCAAGTATTTGTGTACAATGACCAATCTGCTCTACGCGGGGCACTACAGGATGGCGAG GTCAATGGGCATCAATGGGGCTTGACCTATTTGGAGTGTTACTTAGGTAACAAAACATCATAA